In the genome of Streptomyces sp. SAI-127, the window GACGAGCAGTCCGGCGTCCTGCATGCGGCGCAGGGACTTGGAGACGGTGGAGTGGTCCAGGCCGACGCTCTCGAGCAGCTCGGATTGGGTCTGGCCGTCCCGGTCGAGGAGCTGCATCAGCAGCAGTTCCTGTCCGGGATGCAGGTTCATCGCACGGAGCATGGCGGCGGCGCGGGCGCGGTGGGCGCGGGCGAGCTGGAAGATCGCGTAGCTCATCGGCCCCTCGCTGGCCGTGGAGGGCGTGCGGTGTGTGGAGGCGGACATCGATTCCTCAGACGGTGTGGGTGGGGTAGTCGGTGTAGCCGGCCACTCCGCCGCCGTAGAAGGTCGCCGGGTCGGGGGTGTTCAGCGGCGCGTCAGAGCGTAGCCGCTCGACCAGGTCCGGGTTGGCGAGCGCGAGGGCGCCGACGGAGACGAGGTCGGCCGTGCCGTGGTCGATGTCCTTCGCGCGGGTGGGCAGGTCGGTGCCGGCCCGGTTGAGGATCAGCGTGGTCGGCCACAGCGACCGCAGGGTGCCCAGCAGCTCGTCGTCGCCCGAGTGCATCACGTGGAGGTAGGCGAGGCCGAGCGGGCTGAGCGCACGCAGGAGCGCCGGATACAGCTCGGCGGTGTCGGACTCGGCGATGTCGTTGTAGGGGTTGCCGGGGGAGACGCGCAGGCCGGTGCGGTCCGCGCCGATCTCCTCGGCCACGGCGGTGGCGACCTCGACGGCGAAGCGGATGCGGTTGTCGATGGAGCCGCCGTACTGGTCGGTGCGCTGGTTGGTGTTGTCGGCGAGGAACTGGTGCACGAGGTAGCCGTTGGCGCCGTGGATCTCGACGCCGTCGGCGCCTGCCGCGACGGCGGCCGCTGCGGCGCGGCGGAAGTCGTCGACGGTCGCCACGACCTCCTGCGTCGACAGCGCACGGGGCGTCGGCATCTCCTGGGGCCCGGACGCGGTGAACATCGCGCCCTGCGGCTGGACCGCCGAAGGGGCGACCGG includes:
- a CDS encoding MarR family winged helix-turn-helix transcriptional regulator is translated as MSASTHRTPSTASEGPMSYAIFQLARAHRARAAAMLRAMNLHPGQELLLMQLLDRDGQTQSELLESVGLDHSTVSKSLRRMQDAGLLVREPAAHDRRVMVVHLTDKGRALREPIAAMWQALEETSALNLSAQQAESFVRTAYAIADAINSSALPREESE
- a CDS encoding alkene reductase: MLNALWTPTTVGDINLPHRLVMAPMTRDRSTPEGVPTELNAEYYAQRASHALIITEGTQPNADGQGYLLTPGIHNDDQIAGWRKVTDAVHAADGRIVIQLMHTGRISHPDNTPHGRQPVAPSAVQPQGAMFTASGPQEMPTPRALSTQEVVATVDDFRRAAAAAVAAGADGVEIHGANGYLVHQFLADNTNQRTDQYGGSIDNRIRFAVEVATAVAEEIGADRTGLRVSPGNPYNDIAESDTAELYPALLRALSPLGLAYLHVMHSGDDELLGTLRSLWPTTLILNRAGTDLPTRAKDIDHGTADLVSVGALALANPDLVERLRSDAPLNTPDPATFYGGGVAGYTDYPTHTV